TGTTTTCGACCAGACTTCCCAGTTTTTCCAGGCAAAGTAGAGGATTTCCTTGGCTTTACCAATACCACCAACAGAACAACCGGTCTTACCGCTGCCACCTAAAGTCAATAATGCCGTTTCGATTGTATCCAATGACATCCCGCAGCCGTCATCCCTAATTTCAAGCCATTCTCCATCAAATGTGAAGTTAACCTGTTTGGAGCCAGCATCGACTGAATTTTGTATGAATTCTCGGATCAAGGCTGACCGCCAGTTGTAATAGTCTTTGACTGCCATTTTGAAAAAATAATCTGCTGGTATGGTTACACTTTTCATTCTCCCCTCTCTTGGATTATTGAAATGATTAATGTGTTTGTTGAAAAGAGTTTATAGGGCTTTTCGTTTGAAAATTCCTCATCATGCAAAATACACTTTTGAATCGAGATCCTTGCATTTTCTCCATCCGAATCGAATAACAACAGGCTTTTTTCGGTTATCTTCTTGATAATAGACCAGTGGCTATAATAGCCTGATTTTCCTTCAATCCCGTGTTCATATCCCAATATGATGGCTGAATAAGGGGGATTTAAAACAGTTCTCAGCTTATCAATGAACTCTTCTAAGTTAGCGGCTTTCTTCGACCACCAGGGTCTGTAAACTGTGCATGGCAATTCAAATTCATCAATGACATGACATAGGATTTTATTTAACCGGTCCCTATAGATTCCATACAAAGCGCCTGTTGCATCACCATATGTTTCGATGTAATAATCATATATGGTTTCAAACAAGATCGTTCTCCTTATGTTTGGGAATAGGAGTGAAACAACATTTGCAACTGAATAAAATCCGCATTGATTGTTATAATCCCCTTGTTGTGCCGGTCTTATTAATTTTTCAGTCAACGGGTATCGATTCCTGTTTAAATAAAAAATCAGTTATGAGGGCGTTAGGCATGCTCAGCTCAACCACCTATCAAAAAATCCCATTACGGCATTGAACAATCCGTTCAACTTCAGATGCTTTCTTGATTTCCCAATTTAAATCACAGTCGATTTCAACCCACCCATTTATCTTAATGCCCTGAAGTTCCCTGAAAGAAATGTAACCCCATTCAGCCATTTCATGGTCATTATTCAAAATGGCAAATCCCCAAAACAGATCATCCCCGTCAAATTCGGAAATATACCAGTCACACCCTCCGATAAAGAAGTGGAGGTGAATAACCTTATCGGGTATTGGTACGTCCTCAGTTGAATAAAGTTTTGGAATGGCATCTAATTGCGCTTTAGTAGGTGTATTCCACATAATATTCTCCTTTTTATGCTAACAGTGATTGATTGTCCTCAGTCTTGATTTCTTCTGATCCATGCAGATTTCTTATGTCATTCATGCTGAATTTTCTTTTTCCTCTTTTGCGATATACATCCTCATGATAGTACCAAGCCTTTTTATTGTCTGAAAACTTCATCTTCAGATCCTTTAACAGTGTTTTATGGTCGTAGGTGTTACCAGATACCCAAAGCCAGGAGCCAATAACTTCAATTTTAAGGCCTGGAATGGTTTTAATCTCATCAATGATATTCTGAATAGTTTCAGTTAATGGAGTTTGCTTTTGTGCTGTCCTTGCCTGTTCTCCTGTCCACCAAAATTCACATTTCATTAAAAAATCATAAGCAGAATTGACAAGCTTCATTACCTCAACGTCACCATTTTTGTCTGGGTGATGCTTTAAACATGCTGCCCGGTATGCTGTTTTTAGCCCGGCTTCTGTTTTTTCCGTTGGATTTAGTATTGAAAGTGCTTGTATAATGTTCATGTAAATTCCCTCCGGCCTTGTCAAGTTACCGCTTGGCAAAGGGCATTTTGTTCAAGATTGCCCAGGCGGTTAATACCCGCATAACGTACAAATGATCGTGAATTTCTTCCCATTGTAAATAATGATGTTGTTCCCAAGATTGCAGCCAAAAGTAACGTGGTGGCCGCAATCAAGTTTGAATTTTTTCCCTTGTAATGATTTGAGGAAATCCCTTAATTTCTCGGTATCTTTGTAATCTTTCACAATGCCCCCTTTCCTTTAAAATACGAAAGCCTTTGAAGAATTGTCTTTCAAAGGCTTTTCCTAACCGGTACCGGCTAAAGTCGCTGTTACCAGAAGTTTCTGAGCTGTTCCTGAATGTCCTCCTTAGTAACATCAGCGTATATCTCCGTTGTTTGACTTGAAGCGTGTCCCAATTGTTTTTGTACAGCCCTCAAGTCACGTTCTTGTTTGTAGAGCTGAACCGCATATGAATGGCGTAGAGAATGGACTGACTTGCCATTTTCGTACAACCCCAAGACTTTTAGATACTTTTTAACGATTTGTTGTACTGCCTGGGGGGTCCAAGGGCCTCTCTGACCTAAAAACACATGGTCATCAAAGCCAACCGGTTCATCCCGGTCTTTTTTCCACTTGATGAAAGTATTAAAGTGTTTTTTTAAGCTCTTCGGGATCTGAATGGTTCGGCTCCTTGATCCTTTGCCATTTCTAATAAAAAGTTCAATTTGTCCGTAACCTGTCTTGATGTCACCACAGCGAAGATTAGCGGCTTCACTGACTCGAACACCGGTTAAGGTAAGGATATCAATAACCAGCCATTCTCGAATTCCGGTGACTTGACCCTTCTTGACATCCAATAGCGCTTTGTTTTTTACTGTCTTCCTGATGAGCTTGATCTGCATGTTGTTAAAATATTTGATGGTATCCATGGATTTGACATTTGCACGCGGTTTGAATTTGTGTCGTGGCGTGGACAATGTTTGAGGGAAATTGAGAACGGCTTGCATAATTGATGTTACCTCCTTTCTGTCATTGGCATTAGTCCTAAGCAACAAAACGATAATGATCGTTGTTGTATGTTAATTATAACATATTTCATAAAATTTGTCAATAAGTATCTGAAATCATTGAATATTTATGAAAAAGGAGGCGTGTAAAAATATCAATAAACAACGTTGCTTAATTTGTTGAGAAATTAAATGCATACGAATTTTTCGGCTGGTTGAAGCTTATAAAATCCGATCCGAGATGTTTAAAAAATGGATGTAATTCTGGATGAGCAGCAAGGTGGCTGGCAGTTACCCATAGGGTAACGTTGGCACCGCACGATCAAAATAACTGAAAAATTGATTTGGGAATCACACCGGAAAAATCAATGAAGTTGACAAAAAAATGGGCCAGTATCATGGCGTATAGAGAACCAGTCCGCATGTAGGCGATCATGAGCACAGCTCCAATAAAACCGGTGATGAGGACGGTGGGAAGGCCCAGGCACCAGTGAGCCAACCCAAAGGCTGTAGATGACATGATAATGATCATACCCGGCGGCAGCGCCATTTGCCTGAAAACGGCATGAAGATAGCCTCTGAACACCAGTTCCTCGCATAGGGCAACCAGAGCAAGCCCCAGGGTGAGATCGATCCAGTCCCAAAAAGGTGAAGTTATGGCGGGCATGCCGCCTAAAGGAGGGTATCCGGGCAGGTCGGCTGTAAGGGTATAGGCATTCTGATCAATAAGGGTGCAGACCAGGGTCAGTCCAAGGGACCAGGCTATAAAGGTCATAATCCCTTGGGATTTAAATCCCAGTTCCTGGCGGGAGAACTGTCCGGTACTGATCAGCCAGGCCGCACCAGCGAGGGGCACAAGCTTGACCAGAACATAGTCAATCCCAAGCCACCACCGCCAGTCCTGGATGAAAATGGATGAAAAATCATTGATGTAAAATGGAAGGACCAGGAAAGTAAACCCGGCGGAAATCCTGACTGTGGAGGGGTGACTGGAATGAATTGGCTGTGTCATGGTCTATCGTACCTAATTATCCGACGTTATGATTGCAAATGGCAGCCATATCCTACCCCCTCAGTTGAATGACCATATCAGCTTTTGAATAGTTTCGGTATCCATGATTTTTCACGGCCGTGAATATTTTCGTTTTGGATAATTTATCACAACTTCTATCAATCATCATAAATATCAAAATCAGGATAGAGTTTTTTAGCACACTCAGGACAGATACCATGGCTGAAATCAGCTTCAGAGCGTTCACAGATATATGACTCAATTTGATTCCAGTATCCTTTGTCATCTCGGATTTTTTTACAATGTGCACAGATGGGTAACAATCCGCTTAACTTTTTCACTTGCTGTAAGCTTTTCTGAAGTTGCGAAATCAGCTTTTCTTTTTCCTGTTCAATTTGCCTACGTTCTTTGATTTGAACAATCAAATCCTCGTTTGTGCGTGATAATTCTATTGTGCGTTGCTCAACTTTTTGCTCGAGACTGTCAAAAGCCTCATTAAGGAGGCGTGTCATTGAATTATAAGATGCAGTAAGTTGATAAACTTCTTTAAAACGTGAATCATTTTTAATCGTCCCCCATTTGCCAGGAATAAATGCTGTTATGTCTTTATTGAGGTTAATAATTGGGCGTGTAATGAATCGTGTGACAAAGAATCCGATTGATAAAGCACACATCAAGATAAATAAGCTTGCCCAAATGGTGGTCTGCATACTGGCCTTCACAGGCGCAAGAATTTTTTCTACCGGTGTAACAATCACACCCAACCAATCTATACCGCCTTCAAG
This portion of the Desulfotignum phosphitoxidans DSM 13687 genome encodes:
- a CDS encoding DUF2958 domain-containing protein; its protein translation is MWNTPTKAQLDAIPKLYSTEDVPIPDKVIHLHFFIGGCDWYISEFDGDDLFWGFAILNNDHEMAEWGYISFRELQGIKINGWVEIDCDLNWEIKKASEVERIVQCRNGIF
- a CDS encoding J domain-containing protein produces the protein MNIIQALSILNPTEKTEAGLKTAYRAACLKHHPDKNGDVEVMKLVNSAYDFLMKCEFWWTGEQARTAQKQTPLTETIQNIIDEIKTIPGLKIEVIGSWLWVSGNTYDHKTLLKDLKMKFSDNKKAWYYHEDVYRKRGKRKFSMNDIRNLHGSEEIKTEDNQSLLA
- a CDS encoding tyrosine-type recombinase/integrase; translation: MQAVLNFPQTLSTPRHKFKPRANVKSMDTIKYFNNMQIKLIRKTVKNKALLDVKKGQVTGIREWLVIDILTLTGVRVSEAANLRCGDIKTGYGQIELFIRNGKGSRSRTIQIPKSLKKHFNTFIKWKKDRDEPVGFDDHVFLGQRGPWTPQAVQQIVKKYLKVLGLYENGKSVHSLRHSYAVQLYKQERDLRAVQKQLGHASSQTTEIYADVTKEDIQEQLRNFW
- a CDS encoding CPBP family intramembrane glutamic endopeptidase, translating into MTQPIHSSHPSTVRISAGFTFLVLPFYINDFSSIFIQDWRWWLGIDYVLVKLVPLAGAAWLISTGQFSRQELGFKSQGIMTFIAWSLGLTLVCTLIDQNAYTLTADLPGYPPLGGMPAITSPFWDWIDLTLGLALVALCEELVFRGYLHAVFRQMALPPGMIIIMSSTAFGLAHWCLGLPTVLITGFIGAVLMIAYMRTGSLYAMILAHFFVNFIDFSGVIPKSIFQLF